A single region of the Austwickia chelonae genome encodes:
- a CDS encoding CitMHS family transporter: MGLAGWGLIIVAVFMTLIMTKRTSPFTALVLSPIAVAAIAGFADVIGKHALTGIKGVAPTAVMLLFAILYFGLMITAGLFDPLVHWILRIVKGDPLKVLVGTAVLASAVSVDGDGSTTTMIVCSAMIPVYRRLGMKMMDLAVLVILSNSIMNLLPWGGPTARIIAALKVDEGELLRRILPGMILATVWVLAVAVIRGRAERRRLGIVELTDEEINALSPAAGSEDQDLKRPRLIWFNLTLTAVLMIFLVLGGIGPVPKVASAVIFQVGFAVALLINYGKLADQRRIVEIHGANAMHVIIMVLAAGIFMGILNGTGMSDAMGRSLATAIPESMGGHWGLVTALASVPGTFLLSNDAFYLGVLPILAQAGQTYGFSALDIGVASTTGQAFHLLSPLVGFIYLLLHLTGVDMGAWQRKSALWATGTFVIFLGSIAVFGGVSL, encoded by the coding sequence ATGGGGCTCGCCGGGTGGGGACTGATCATCGTCGCGGTGTTCATGACCCTGATCATGACGAAACGGACATCGCCGTTCACGGCTCTCGTGCTGTCACCGATCGCGGTGGCGGCGATAGCAGGGTTCGCCGATGTCATCGGTAAGCACGCTCTGACCGGGATCAAGGGTGTGGCACCGACCGCGGTGATGCTGCTCTTCGCGATCCTCTACTTCGGATTGATGATCACTGCAGGACTTTTCGATCCCTTGGTGCATTGGATCCTGCGGATCGTCAAGGGCGACCCGTTGAAGGTACTGGTGGGGACGGCCGTCCTGGCTTCAGCGGTGTCGGTGGACGGAGACGGCTCCACGACCACGATGATCGTGTGCTCGGCGATGATCCCGGTCTACCGCAGGCTCGGGATGAAGATGATGGACCTGGCCGTGCTGGTGATCCTGTCGAACTCGATCATGAACCTGCTGCCCTGGGGCGGGCCCACCGCACGCATCATCGCGGCGTTGAAGGTCGACGAGGGAGAACTGCTGCGGCGGATCCTGCCGGGGATGATCCTGGCCACCGTCTGGGTGCTGGCGGTGGCGGTGATCCGGGGCCGGGCCGAACGCCGTCGGTTGGGCATCGTGGAGCTCACCGACGAGGAGATCAACGCCCTGTCGCCGGCTGCGGGTAGCGAGGACCAGGACCTGAAGCGTCCGCGGTTGATCTGGTTCAACCTGACCCTCACCGCGGTGCTGATGATCTTCCTGGTGTTGGGCGGCATCGGGCCGGTCCCCAAGGTCGCCTCAGCGGTGATCTTCCAGGTCGGTTTCGCGGTCGCGCTGCTCATCAACTACGGCAAGTTGGCCGATCAGCGTCGGATCGTGGAGATCCACGGCGCGAATGCTATGCACGTCATCATCATGGTGCTGGCCGCAGGCATCTTCATGGGCATCCTGAATGGCACGGGAATGTCCGATGCGATGGGCCGCTCCTTGGCGACCGCCATCCCCGAATCGATGGGCGGGCACTGGGGGTTGGTGACCGCCTTGGCTTCGGTGCCAGGCACTTTCCTCCTGTCCAATGACGCCTTCTACCTCGGTGTCCTGCCGATCCTGGCCCAGGCCGGACAGACTTACGGTTTCAGCGCCTTGGACATCGGGGTCGCCTCCACCACCGGGCAGGCCTTCCACCTGTTGAGCCCCTTGGTGGGTTTCATCTACCTTCTTCTGCATCTGACCGGGGTGGACATGGGTGCCTGGCAACGAAAGTCAGCACTGTGGGCAACCGGCACCTTCGTGATCTTCCTGGGGAGCATCGCGGTCTTCGGTGGAGTGTCGCTGTGA
- a CDS encoding L-serine ammonia-lyase produces MALSVFDLFSIGVGPSSSHTVGPMRAAGYFQQALAKDDRMAKVSRVQVDLYGSLAATARGHGTDTAVILGLLGEIPEEVAPRAVSAKVDLVRTGRRMSLYGQKELSFDMDTDLVLHPLTTLEAHPNGLTFTAFDADGVQLTERTYYSVGGGFVVDGRVYGHEKVVADETPVPYPFRTGAQMMAQAAESGLSIARMVWENERSWRSEEEIRTGLLQIWQVMQDCVANGLVTEGILPGGLHVRRRAPELAVRLRLEADSNDPMRGMDWVTLWALAVNEENAAGGRVVTAPTNGASGIIPAVLHYYRTFVPGADDEGVIRFLLVAGAVGMIYKENASISGAEVGCQGEVGSACSMAAAGMAAVLGGTPAQIENAAEIGMEHNLGLTCDPIGGLVQIPCIERNAIASVKAIAAARTALRGDGMHLVSLDKVVATMRETGKDMQDKYKETARGGLAVNIIEC; encoded by the coding sequence ATGGCGTTGAGCGTGTTCGACCTGTTCTCCATCGGGGTCGGCCCGTCGAGTTCACACACGGTGGGTCCGATGCGGGCCGCCGGTTACTTCCAACAGGCCCTGGCCAAGGACGACCGGATGGCCAAGGTGAGCAGGGTGCAGGTCGACCTGTACGGAAGTCTCGCCGCCACGGCACGCGGCCACGGCACCGACACCGCCGTCATCCTCGGCCTGCTCGGCGAGATCCCCGAAGAGGTCGCGCCCCGGGCCGTCTCCGCCAAGGTCGACCTGGTCCGCACCGGTCGCCGGATGAGCTTGTACGGGCAGAAGGAACTCTCCTTCGACATGGACACCGACCTGGTGCTCCACCCGCTGACCACCCTGGAAGCCCACCCCAACGGGCTCACCTTCACCGCCTTCGACGCCGACGGCGTCCAACTCACCGAACGCACCTACTACTCCGTCGGAGGCGGCTTCGTCGTCGACGGACGGGTCTACGGCCACGAGAAGGTCGTCGCCGACGAGACACCGGTGCCCTACCCCTTCCGCACCGGCGCACAGATGATGGCGCAGGCCGCCGAATCGGGCCTTTCCATCGCCCGCATGGTCTGGGAGAACGAACGCTCCTGGCGCAGCGAAGAAGAGATCCGCACCGGTCTGCTCCAGATCTGGCAGGTCATGCAGGACTGCGTCGCCAACGGGCTCGTCACCGAAGGAATCCTCCCCGGAGGCCTGCACGTACGCCGCCGCGCACCCGAGCTGGCGGTGCGTCTACGACTCGAAGCCGACAGCAACGACCCCATGCGCGGTATGGACTGGGTCACCCTGTGGGCGCTCGCGGTCAACGAGGAGAACGCCGCCGGTGGGCGGGTCGTCACCGCTCCCACCAATGGCGCCTCCGGCATCATCCCGGCGGTGCTGCACTACTACCGCACCTTCGTACCCGGCGCCGACGACGAAGGCGTCATCCGGTTCCTGCTGGTCGCCGGGGCCGTCGGCATGATCTACAAGGAGAACGCCTCGATCTCCGGTGCCGAGGTGGGTTGCCAGGGCGAGGTCGGCTCGGCCTGCTCGATGGCTGCCGCCGGTATGGCCGCGGTCCTGGGCGGAACTCCGGCACAGATCGAGAATGCGGCCGAGATCGGCATGGAGCACAACCTCGGCCTGACCTGTGACCCGATCGGTGGTCTGGTGCAGATCCCCTGCATCGAACGCAATGCCATTGCCTCGGTGAAAGCGATCGCTGCCGCCCGGACCGCGCTGCGTGGAGACGGTATGCACCTGGTCAGCCTGGACAAGGTGGTGGCCACCATGCGAGAGACCGGTAAGGACATGCAGGACAAGTACAAGGAGACCGCGCGCGGCGGTCTGGCCGTCAACATCATCGAGTGCTGA
- a CDS encoding histidine phosphatase family protein, with the protein MRLLLIRHGQTSSNVIHALDTAVPGASLTELGRQQAAAVPAALAGEKVDALYVTTLVRTQQTAAPLAQERGLVARIHPGFREVSAGDLEMRTDEDAMLSYVETVFSWPSDPIRRIPGGENGHEVMERCDGLVREAAQEGLQDVAVVAHGAVIRAYAAARAHNVDAEFAAQRWLRNTGLVVLEGEPARGWEMTRWLEHPLGGEHLDGEAPADPAGAPESALE; encoded by the coding sequence ATGCGCCTCCTCTTGATCCGACACGGTCAGACCTCCTCCAACGTGATCCACGCCCTGGACACGGCCGTCCCGGGGGCCTCACTCACCGAGCTGGGTCGACAGCAGGCAGCAGCTGTTCCGGCGGCCTTGGCGGGGGAGAAGGTGGACGCTTTGTACGTCACCACCCTGGTGCGCACCCAGCAGACGGCGGCACCGCTGGCCCAGGAGCGAGGGCTCGTCGCACGCATCCATCCCGGGTTCCGGGAGGTCAGCGCCGGTGATCTGGAGATGCGCACCGACGAGGACGCCATGTTGTCCTATGTCGAGACCGTCTTCTCCTGGCCGTCCGATCCGATCCGGCGGATACCTGGCGGGGAGAACGGGCACGAGGTCATGGAACGGTGTGACGGGTTGGTTCGGGAAGCTGCCCAGGAAGGGCTGCAGGACGTGGCCGTGGTCGCCCATGGTGCGGTCATCCGCGCCTATGCCGCAGCACGAGCCCATAACGTCGACGCCGAGTTCGCGGCGCAGCGGTGGCTGCGGAACACCGGCCTGGTCGTCCTCGAAGGGGAGCCGGCTCGCGGATGGGAGATGACCCGCTGGTTGGAGCATCCTCTCGGCGGCGAACATCTCGACGGCGAAGCACCTGCAGACCCGGCCGGAGCACCGGAATCCGCCCTGGAATGA
- a CDS encoding sodium:solute symporter family transporter, whose protein sequence is MSLAPLDYVVIAVYGLAMLGIGLYSVTIARGRDDYLLAGRRLGFPLFFGCMAAMAVGGAVTVGGAKKGYEAGIAGLWIGGSLGLGLIMLGLLITSKLSRMRALSINEVIERNYGVYARVLGALLTIIYTVALTVVQVIAIGDILAGIFSWDLKVAMLVGGSVVVFYTFLGGMWAVTLTDIVQFVIKTLGIMILVPIFVLASPKVGGLSGMMEKLPASHWDPFALGFDGTLYWVLLYVPGLVIGQDIWQRMFTARNEKIARTGTIIAGVYSIAYGLAAVLLGMAVLAAGTQLGKKQTGQAFSEGVMMFLPQGLAGLLLAAAMAAAMSVASGTILACSTVVYNDIFLRFVRHERDAAVAAAADDREALSTSAIEREHEGDAGDIWINRGIAFVIGLVVIGLAMVIENIFGALDLAYGFLSGCVFIPVIATFFLRKVSPKAGLISLGLSFCGVAGSMIFGESGKAAMIFGAEEGVKWAIGGNYPIMVGMAIGLVVYTVFTVTDRNKITPNLRVDEIAKDNAPAKTEA, encoded by the coding sequence ATGAGCTTGGCGCCCTTGGACTATGTGGTCATCGCGGTCTACGGACTGGCGATGCTCGGAATCGGTCTCTACTCGGTGACGATCGCCCGAGGACGCGACGATTACCTCCTCGCCGGACGACGATTGGGCTTCCCGCTCTTCTTCGGATGCATGGCGGCGATGGCTGTCGGGGGCGCGGTCACCGTCGGCGGCGCCAAGAAGGGCTATGAAGCGGGCATCGCCGGCCTGTGGATCGGTGGCAGCCTGGGCCTTGGGCTCATCATGCTGGGTCTGCTCATCACCTCGAAGCTCTCCCGGATGCGGGCGTTGTCGATCAATGAAGTGATCGAACGCAACTACGGCGTTTACGCACGCGTCCTGGGCGCGCTGCTCACGATCATCTACACGGTTGCGCTGACCGTCGTCCAGGTCATCGCCATCGGTGACATCCTGGCCGGTATCTTCAGCTGGGATCTCAAGGTCGCCATGTTGGTCGGCGGTTCGGTGGTGGTCTTCTACACCTTCCTCGGCGGCATGTGGGCGGTCACCTTGACCGACATCGTGCAATTCGTGATCAAGACCTTGGGCATCATGATCCTGGTGCCGATCTTCGTCCTGGCCAGCCCGAAGGTCGGTGGCCTCTCCGGAATGATGGAGAAGCTTCCGGCCTCCCACTGGGACCCCTTCGCGCTCGGCTTCGACGGCACCCTCTACTGGGTGCTGCTCTACGTGCCCGGCCTGGTGATCGGCCAGGACATCTGGCAGCGCATGTTCACCGCCCGCAACGAGAAGATCGCCCGTACGGGGACGATCATCGCCGGGGTCTACTCCATCGCTTACGGCCTGGCCGCCGTGCTCCTCGGCATGGCCGTCCTCGCTGCCGGAACGCAGCTGGGCAAGAAACAGACCGGGCAAGCGTTCTCCGAGGGCGTCATGATGTTCCTGCCCCAAGGACTGGCGGGCCTGCTGCTGGCCGCAGCGATGGCCGCTGCCATGTCCGTGGCCTCCGGGACGATCCTGGCCTGTTCGACCGTGGTCTACAACGACATCTTCCTGCGCTTCGTCCGTCATGAACGCGACGCCGCAGTCGCCGCAGCTGCCGACGACCGCGAAGCCCTGAGCACCTCTGCCATTGAACGCGAGCACGAAGGTGACGCCGGCGACATCTGGATCAACCGGGGGATCGCCTTCGTCATCGGACTGGTCGTGATCGGTCTGGCCATGGTCATCGAGAACATCTTCGGCGCGCTCGACCTCGCCTACGGCTTCCTCTCCGGATGCGTGTTCATCCCGGTCATCGCCACCTTCTTCCTGCGCAAGGTCAGCCCGAAGGCGGGGCTCATCTCGCTCGGGTTGAGCTTCTGCGGTGTCGCCGGCTCCATGATCTTCGGTGAATCCGGGAAAGCTGCCATGATCTTCGGGGCAGAAGAAGGCGTCAAGTGGGCCATCGGTGGCAACTACCCGATCATGGTCGGCATGGCCATCGGCCTGGTCGTCTACACCGTCTTCACGGTGACCGACCGCAACAAGATCACGCCGAACCTGAGGGTCGACGAGATCGCGAAGGACAATGCACCTGCGAAGACCGAGGCTTGA